DNA sequence from the Parasphaerochaeta coccoides DSM 17374 genome:
TTGAAGCTCAGGGGACTGCCTGTCGAGGAAATCTCCCGGCGTGTCAATGAAACATTGGTGCTTGTCGGGCTGAAAGATTACGGAGACAGGGCGCCTTCCAAGCTCTCAGGAGGACAGCAGCAGAGAGTGGCTCTTGCCCGTAGCCTGATTGTGACCCCGTCAGTGTTGCTTTTGGACGAGCCCTTGTCCAATCTTGATGCGCTGTTGCGTGAGCAGATGAGGATTGAGATACGAAAGATACAGAAAAGCCTGGGAATCACCGCGATATATGTTACCCATGACAGGGTGGAAGCAATGAGTCTATCCGACCGTGTCGTCGTCATGAAAGATGGGTATGTGAGGCAGATTGGGGCGCCGGATGAAATCTATGAGGCTCCCGATTCGCGTTTCGTCGCGGGCTTTGTCGGCAAGGCTGAGTTCTTTCCTGTAAAGGTCGTGAGCAAGGATGGTGGTCTCTGGACATGCTCCTTGGGAAACAAGACCGTTCAGGTTGCGCAAGCCGCTCCTGATGTCAATGTTGGAGATGACGCGGTGGTGATGGCTCGTCCGGAATCCTTGCGGTTTGAGGAAAAAGGGAAGGGGTACATAGACGGAGTGGTTCGCTTGAACGTATATCTGGGAAACAGTATGGAAAGCTTTGTTGAGACATCG
Encoded proteins:
- a CDS encoding ABC transporter ATP-binding protein, coding for MEKKSVSVTLQHVTKRFKNTRGKADIIAVNDADFVIEAGELVTLLGPSGCGKTTTLRMIAGFELPTEGKIFIGSEDVTMLPPNKRDTATMFQSYGLFPHMSVFDNVAYGLKLRGLPVEEISRRVNETLVLVGLKDYGDRAPSKLSGGQQQRVALARSLIVTPSVLLLDEPLSNLDALLREQMRIEIRKIQKSLGITAIYVTHDRVEAMSLSDRVVVMKDGYVRQIGAPDEIYEAPDSRFVAGFVGKAEFFPVKVVSKDGGLWTCSLGNKTVQVAQAAPDVNVGDDAVVMARPESLRFEEKGKGYIDGVVRLNVYLGNSMESFVETSFGEVLVQLDDPRSKKVYREGEEVSIAFTPDRVRLLSKNED